The Verrucomicrobium spinosum DSM 4136 = JCM 18804 genome includes a region encoding these proteins:
- a CDS encoding TonB-dependent siderophore receptor: protein MPQRYCHKQRLPHSRSIALVGSLATTLACLPLTGVAAEPATPAKPEATAASVAPVPVSTTTAPAAPGAAQELDTVTVTATAEPPITTVPATTSTGLALTIRETPQSVTIVDRQRIEQEGFTNIAEVLSNTPGITVVNLDTERTSYYARGFPITQFQVDGMPYFTGANESWGATPVYDTSFYESIDILRGSNGLLSGPGYPSATINLNRKRPGREFGGSIAATIGTWEYYRGEGDVTIPITKDGSVRSRFVGFYQERNSFLDHYSEEQFGLYGIVEADLTEDTTLSLGYQYQKSDPRGASWGAVPYWSADGTPANLPRSTNWAADWSRWTKETGTLFTMLEHKFNDDWSIRAGYSHTEGSTDNVIGYAGSGFPDLTTGTGMSWWFANTYMEETRDNADLHLAGAFDLFGRKHKIAAGFQYSQFEETPVWTNSSSSYPADIPNVFKLDRNPTEPKQGTPSADRYVEQYGGYASIRFSLADPLSLILGARLSNWETYTDNYDAKGKHLYNDNVASVDAEFTPYAGLVWDVTDTTSLYVSYTDIFEPQMGRDINGNIIDPIRGSNIEAGVKAEFFDKRLIATFSVFETEQDNSYITDWSSPFPDGSYPSIATGPITSQGFELELAGRITDDWTINAGYTHVSTKDDSGARANSSAPIDMVVLSTNYRLPGKLNKLSLGGGMRWQSDTNNSYWGSDPSLNFEQNGYFVFDLNAQYRITDKVMLSVVVNNLFDKTYYQNVGFYDGVYYGEPRNVQVSLRYNF from the coding sequence ATGCCTCAAAGATATTGCCACAAGCAACGACTCCCACACTCCCGCTCCATCGCTCTCGTAGGATCCCTGGCCACGACCCTGGCCTGCCTGCCCCTCACCGGGGTGGCGGCTGAGCCTGCAACACCAGCCAAGCCAGAGGCGACCGCAGCCAGCGTGGCCCCCGTCCCAGTCTCAACAACGACTGCCCCTGCCGCCCCCGGTGCCGCACAGGAGCTGGACACCGTCACCGTCACCGCGACGGCCGAGCCCCCTATCACCACCGTCCCCGCCACGACCTCCACAGGCCTGGCGCTGACCATCCGCGAGACACCGCAGTCCGTCACCATCGTGGACCGCCAGCGCATCGAGCAGGAGGGCTTTACGAACATCGCGGAGGTCCTGTCCAACACGCCCGGGATCACGGTGGTGAACCTGGACACGGAGCGCACCTCCTACTACGCCCGCGGGTTCCCCATCACCCAGTTCCAGGTGGATGGCATGCCCTACTTCACCGGGGCCAATGAGTCCTGGGGCGCGACGCCCGTTTATGACACCTCCTTCTACGAGAGCATCGACATCCTGCGCGGATCCAACGGCCTGCTCTCCGGCCCAGGGTACCCCTCCGCCACGATCAACCTCAATCGCAAACGCCCCGGTCGTGAGTTCGGCGGCTCCATCGCGGCCACCATCGGCACCTGGGAGTACTACCGCGGCGAGGGCGATGTGACCATCCCCATCACGAAGGACGGCAGCGTGCGTTCGCGCTTCGTTGGCTTCTACCAAGAGCGGAATTCTTTCCTCGATCACTACAGCGAGGAACAGTTCGGCCTGTACGGCATCGTCGAGGCTGACCTGACGGAAGACACCACGCTAAGCCTGGGCTACCAGTACCAGAAGAGCGACCCCCGCGGGGCCTCCTGGGGGGCCGTGCCCTACTGGTCTGCCGATGGCACCCCGGCCAATCTCCCCCGCTCCACCAACTGGGCGGCCGACTGGAGCCGCTGGACCAAGGAGACCGGCACGCTCTTCACCATGCTGGAGCACAAGTTCAACGATGACTGGAGCATCCGCGCCGGCTACTCCCACACGGAGGGCAGCACGGACAACGTCATCGGCTACGCCGGCAGCGGCTTCCCCGACCTGACCACAGGCACCGGCATGAGCTGGTGGTTCGCGAACACCTATATGGAAGAAACGCGCGACAACGCCGACCTCCACCTGGCGGGTGCGTTTGACCTCTTTGGCCGCAAGCACAAAATCGCCGCCGGTTTCCAGTACAGCCAGTTCGAGGAAACCCCCGTCTGGACAAACTCCTCATCAAGCTACCCCGCCGACATCCCGAACGTCTTCAAGCTGGACCGCAATCCCACCGAGCCCAAGCAGGGCACGCCCAGCGCGGACCGCTATGTGGAGCAGTACGGCGGCTATGCCTCCATCCGCTTCAGCCTCGCCGATCCCCTCTCCCTCATCCTCGGCGCCCGCCTGAGCAACTGGGAGACTTACACGGACAACTATGACGCGAAGGGCAAGCACCTGTACAACGACAACGTCGCCAGTGTGGACGCCGAGTTCACCCCGTACGCGGGCCTGGTATGGGATGTGACGGACACCACCTCCCTCTATGTGAGCTACACGGATATCTTCGAGCCCCAGATGGGCCGCGATATCAACGGGAACATCATCGATCCCATCCGCGGCTCCAACATCGAAGCCGGGGTCAAGGCCGAGTTCTTCGATAAGCGCCTCATCGCGACCTTCAGCGTCTTTGAGACGGAGCAGGACAACTCCTACATCACCGACTGGTCCAGCCCCTTCCCGGATGGCAGCTACCCCTCCATCGCCACCGGCCCCATCACCAGCCAGGGCTTTGAGCTGGAGCTGGCCGGCCGCATCACGGACGACTGGACGATCAACGCCGGCTACACCCACGTGAGCACGAAGGACGACTCCGGTGCCCGCGCCAACAGCAGCGCCCCCATCGACATGGTCGTGCTCTCCACCAACTACCGCCTGCCCGGCAAGCTGAACAAGCTCTCCCTCGGCGGCGGCATGCGCTGGCAGAGCGATACCAACAACAGCTACTGGGGCAGCGATCCCAGCCTGAACTTCGAGCAGAACGGCTACTTCGTGTTTGACCTGAACGCGCAATACCGCATCACCGACAAGGTCATGCTCAGCGTGGTGGTGAACAACCTCTTCGACAAGACCTACTACCAGAACGTCGGCTTCTACGACGGCGTGTACTACGGCGAACCTCGGAACGTGCAGGTGTCGTTGAGGTACAACTTCTAG
- a CDS encoding alginate lyase family protein: MTKLLLAALPALLFAIPSPAAAPRPAQVAKQERERILTQADAALMMQPVSITSDRSPLSEGRPDEFFSMSDYYWPDPAKPDGKPYLMRDGQSNPENFNAHRKSLMAMRDATAALATAYLLTREERYAAKAVELLKVFFIDKATRMHPSLDYAQAIVGKATPQRGTGLIDTLHLIEVPLSILALRDSQALSQEDFGSLRQWFVDYTHWFIESPKGRNEANAKNNHAVAYWLQVAAFATLTGDEALLAECRRQFKEIFIPMQMGTDGSFPFELARTKPYAYSIFQLDLMAALCQILSTPSDNLWTFTTPDGRSMAKAVAFLHPYLADKSSWPKAPDVNAWEGWPVRQPALLFSGLALQEEKYVMLWQKLKPDPQDFEIRRNNPITQPLLWTSLLAAPPAQHNHNPPPPPLAPAPSAF; encoded by the coding sequence ATGACGAAGCTTCTTTTAGCCGCCCTCCCGGCCCTCCTTTTTGCCATCCCCTCACCCGCCGCTGCCCCCCGCCCTGCCCAGGTAGCGAAACAGGAGCGGGAGCGAATTCTGACCCAGGCGGATGCCGCCTTGATGATGCAGCCGGTATCCATCACGTCCGACCGCTCCCCGCTCAGCGAGGGTCGGCCTGACGAATTCTTTTCCATGAGCGACTACTACTGGCCCGATCCCGCCAAGCCCGACGGGAAGCCCTACCTCATGCGGGACGGTCAGTCGAACCCGGAAAACTTCAACGCGCATCGCAAGTCCCTCATGGCCATGCGCGATGCCACTGCCGCGCTGGCGACCGCCTACCTCCTGACCCGGGAGGAACGCTATGCGGCCAAGGCGGTGGAGCTGCTGAAGGTGTTCTTCATTGACAAGGCCACACGCATGCATCCCAGCCTGGACTACGCACAGGCCATCGTGGGCAAGGCCACCCCGCAACGTGGCACGGGATTGATCGACACCCTGCATCTCATCGAGGTGCCGTTGTCCATCCTGGCCCTGCGCGACTCCCAGGCCCTGTCCCAGGAAGACTTTGGCAGCCTGCGCCAGTGGTTCGTGGACTACACGCATTGGTTCATCGAAAGCCCGAAGGGCCGAAATGAGGCCAATGCCAAGAACAACCATGCCGTGGCCTACTGGCTCCAGGTGGCCGCCTTTGCCACGCTCACCGGGGATGAAGCGCTGCTCGCCGAATGCCGCCGCCAGTTCAAGGAAATCTTCATCCCCATGCAGATGGGCACTGACGGCAGCTTCCCGTTTGAACTGGCCCGCACCAAGCCCTACGCCTACTCCATATTCCAGCTCGACCTCATGGCGGCGCTGTGCCAGATCCTCTCCACACCTTCAGACAATCTCTGGACCTTCACCACGCCGGACGGCAGAAGCATGGCCAAGGCCGTAGCCTTCCTCCACCCCTACCTGGCAGACAAGTCTTCCTGGCCAAAGGCCCCGGATGTGAACGCCTGGGAGGGCTGGCCGGTCCGGCAGCCCGCGCTGCTCTTCAGCGGCCTTGCCCTCCAGGAGGAAAAGTATGTCATGCTCTGGCAAAAGTTAAAGCCCGACCCCCAGGACTTTGAAATACGCCGGAACAACCCCATCACCCAGCCGCTGCTTTGGACTTCCCTCTTGGCCGCACCACCCGCGCAACACAATCACAATCCACCCCCACCCCCGCTCGCACCCGCCCCTTCCGCATTCTGA
- a CDS encoding serine/threonine protein kinase: MNTAVEGAIYEVALSLEDAEQQRQFLELTFRDDPHGLQRMKTLLGAASEATSFFLEAREARTHLATQLMSDLPPQSVPSNTTAADLPPEVGSCIGDYLLVRCLGEGGSGIVYEAEQAQPVRRRVALKLFWIDTGSAITKARFDVERQALAIMDHPNIAKVLDVGGFHNGSPYFVLELVEGEAITTYCDREKLDVRQRITLFISVCDAIQHAHSKRIIHRDIKPSNVLVSGPRHQPVAKVIDFGIAKAVATDTKVEPRLTGHDHFLGTPAYMSPEQVEMIGIDVDTRSDVYSLGVLLYELLTSQTPFDRKVLMNAGMAGMRKLILDKQHLKPSARLTEVGEDTLKSISAARQAEPSRLLASVRGDLDGIVMKALEKDRNSRYETASALALDLKRHLQDKPVTARRPNNFYTFTRFVRRNRIPFYSALAGITAILLGFGASTMLYLREKEALSEQERLSLEAQKSRDQELALRRQAQARANVSRAAFLLGEGKISEAEELLQQTPLISIEPSKEASSVFRTLGNWYATYGRWAEAVQCYRLMAQATQMTRPEEILRGTDLLITAPALLELGDKKAYEAFRTETLSRYLPATDPLQAEHILKACLIVKTTPEMLQQLAAAAAICEAAVQAHSDGPFPAWEAYSLALYHYRKGEYEKVLQIAQAALAAPNIREICAAGLRAMMAACYQHLGQDDAAKTELKLARTVIRRTRVDEASEERVIFFKWYDWSVASLLLKEAEAEVRAQTRLRKDSS, encoded by the coding sequence GTGAACACCGCCGTTGAAGGAGCCATCTACGAAGTCGCGCTGTCGCTGGAGGACGCGGAGCAGCAGCGGCAATTCCTAGAACTCACCTTCCGCGATGATCCACATGGGCTGCAACGGATGAAGACACTCCTGGGGGCGGCCAGCGAGGCAACGTCGTTCTTTCTGGAGGCGCGGGAGGCCCGCACGCATCTGGCCACGCAGCTCATGAGCGATCTGCCACCCCAGAGTGTGCCCTCCAACACCACGGCGGCAGACCTTCCCCCGGAGGTGGGCTCCTGCATCGGGGACTATCTTCTGGTCCGGTGCCTCGGTGAAGGTGGCAGCGGCATCGTGTACGAGGCAGAGCAGGCCCAGCCAGTGAGAAGACGCGTCGCGCTCAAGCTCTTCTGGATCGATACCGGCAGCGCCATCACCAAGGCGCGCTTCGATGTGGAGCGCCAGGCGCTCGCCATCATGGACCACCCGAACATCGCGAAGGTGCTGGATGTCGGCGGTTTCCACAACGGCAGTCCCTACTTCGTGCTGGAGCTGGTGGAGGGAGAGGCCATCACCACTTACTGCGACCGTGAGAAGCTGGACGTGCGGCAGAGAATCACCCTCTTCATCTCTGTGTGCGACGCCATTCAGCACGCGCACTCCAAACGGATCATCCACCGCGACATCAAGCCCTCCAACGTGTTGGTGAGCGGCCCCCGCCATCAACCCGTGGCCAAGGTCATCGACTTTGGCATCGCCAAGGCAGTCGCCACCGACACCAAGGTGGAGCCCCGGCTCACCGGGCACGATCACTTCCTCGGCACCCCGGCCTACATGAGCCCGGAGCAGGTGGAGATGATCGGCATCGATGTCGATACCCGCAGCGATGTGTACAGCCTGGGCGTGCTGCTCTATGAACTGCTCACCTCACAGACACCCTTCGACCGGAAGGTCCTCATGAACGCCGGCATGGCGGGCATGAGGAAACTCATTCTGGACAAGCAGCATCTCAAGCCCTCGGCACGGCTTACCGAGGTGGGTGAGGACACGTTGAAATCCATCTCCGCCGCACGCCAGGCAGAGCCTTCCCGGTTGCTCGCCTCCGTGCGGGGTGACCTGGACGGCATCGTCATGAAGGCGCTTGAGAAGGACCGCAACAGCCGCTACGAAACCGCAAGCGCTCTGGCGCTGGACCTGAAGCGACATCTGCAGGACAAGCCAGTGACGGCCCGCCGGCCCAACAACTTCTACACCTTCACCCGCTTTGTCCGGCGCAACCGCATCCCCTTCTACTCTGCTCTCGCCGGGATCACCGCCATTCTCCTGGGATTTGGCGCTTCAACAATGCTGTACCTTCGGGAGAAGGAGGCACTGAGTGAGCAGGAGCGGCTGAGTCTGGAGGCCCAGAAGTCCCGGGATCAGGAGCTCGCCCTCCGTCGGCAGGCCCAGGCGCGGGCCAATGTCTCGCGAGCCGCCTTTTTGCTGGGTGAGGGCAAGATCAGCGAGGCGGAAGAGCTCCTCCAGCAGACGCCCCTGATCTCCATCGAGCCCTCCAAGGAGGCGTCCTCCGTCTTCCGCACGCTCGGCAACTGGTACGCCACCTACGGCAGATGGGCGGAAGCCGTCCAGTGCTATCGCCTGATGGCCCAGGCCACCCAGATGACCCGCCCGGAAGAAATCCTGCGTGGCACGGACCTGCTTATCACTGCCCCCGCCCTGCTGGAACTCGGAGACAAAAAAGCCTACGAGGCCTTCCGCACCGAGACCCTCTCGCGGTATCTCCCCGCGACAGACCCCCTACAGGCCGAGCACATTCTCAAGGCCTGTCTGATTGTGAAGACCACGCCGGAAATGCTGCAACAACTGGCAGCCGCAGCCGCCATTTGCGAGGCCGCCGTGCAAGCCCACTCCGATGGCCCCTTCCCCGCATGGGAGGCATATTCTCTTGCCCTGTATCACTATCGAAAAGGCGAATACGAGAAGGTGCTCCAGATCGCCCAGGCGGCCCTCGCTGCACCCAACATTCGTGAAATCTGCGCGGCCGGCCTCAGAGCCATGATGGCAGCCTGCTATCAGCATCTGGGCCAGGATGATGCCGCCAAGACGGAGCTTAAACTGGCCAGGACCGTCATTCGTCGCACCAGGGTCGATGAAGCGAGCGAGGAAAGGGTCATCTTCTTCAAATGGTACGACTGGTCCGTGGCCTCCCTGCTCCTGAAGGAGGCTGAGGCAGAGGTTCGAGCCCAAACACGACTCCGCAAGGACAGCTCGTAG
- a CDS encoding PEP-CTERM sorting domain-containing protein (PEP-CTERM proteins occur, often in large numbers, in the proteomes of bacteria that also encode an exosortase, a predicted intramembrane cysteine proteinase. The presence of a PEP-CTERM domain at a protein's C-terminus predicts cleavage within the sorting domain, followed by covalent anchoring to some some component of the (usually Gram-negative) cell surface. Many PEP-CTERM proteins exhibit an unusual sequence composition that includes large numbers of potential glycosylation sites. Expression of one such protein has been shown restore the ability of a bacterium to form floc, a type of biofilm.), whose amino-acid sequence MRLTSYTVCKALASCAVSACFAAPAWAATVVTDANFNSGTFADAGLFDFSLQRNPTLRANVGVGGSTGLEFGNNGGAVTASMTIGSTATFSMYGEYNGNAGVNGSAMSFGWTRATTEFNSFSGAGTGVTAADTVLVGLARTAEGGFSFGAANGATGAVGGVGTYFGNTVASLTSGNWYRLEGTINYDPVTGTFTFVDVSLDDFGADGTAEVTADVLSGTGKTVVVPDFGTVGRGIFATNLDRGVFYTDNYYLAVTPEPTVPMLLVLGAVAFVGRRRRPGRLSPCSEGAHR is encoded by the coding sequence ATGCGCCTCACTTCGTACACTGTCTGCAAAGCTCTGGCCTCCTGCGCAGTTTCCGCCTGTTTCGCAGCCCCGGCGTGGGCGGCCACGGTGGTGACCGATGCGAACTTCAACTCCGGCACCTTTGCGGATGCCGGGCTGTTTGACTTCAGCCTGCAACGAAATCCGACGTTGCGAGCGAATGTGGGAGTGGGCGGATCTACGGGGCTGGAGTTTGGCAACAACGGCGGTGCCGTGACGGCATCCATGACCATTGGTTCCACCGCCACCTTCTCCATGTACGGCGAGTATAACGGGAATGCAGGAGTTAATGGCAGCGCGATGTCGTTTGGCTGGACACGGGCCACGACGGAGTTCAACTCCTTCAGTGGAGCGGGTACGGGGGTGACGGCTGCGGACACGGTTCTGGTGGGTCTGGCTCGCACGGCTGAGGGTGGCTTCAGCTTTGGTGCGGCCAACGGGGCCACGGGAGCAGTGGGAGGAGTTGGCACTTACTTTGGGAATACGGTGGCCTCCCTGACGTCTGGCAACTGGTACAGGCTGGAGGGCACCATCAACTATGACCCGGTCACCGGTACATTCACCTTTGTCGATGTCTCGCTGGATGACTTTGGGGCGGATGGCACTGCTGAGGTCACGGCGGATGTTTTGAGCGGCACTGGAAAGACGGTGGTGGTGCCGGACTTTGGCACGGTGGGGCGCGGTATCTTTGCCACGAACCTGGATCGCGGTGTGTTCTACACGGACAACTACTATCTGGCAGTAACTCCAGAGCCCACGGTGCCCATGTTGCTGGTGTTGGGCGCTGTGGCATTCGTGGGGCGTCGGCGCAGGCCGGGGCGTCTCAGCCCGTGTTCAGAGGGGGCGCACAGGTGA
- a CDS encoding ECF-type sigma factor, whose product MPPSSPAESSGKTAVDGAAHPAAAPPGESLTSEELLPVMYGKLRRLAASKLFRESGLQTLQPTALVHEAWLRLATSQSEWDSQAHFFGAAAEAMRRILVDRARTKSAVKRQLTDDPALAQSEEPAEGDHILLIHEALTRLEKEDAHAARIVMLKFFSGSTSEEIASMLGHSLRTVERQWTFAKARLYQMIQEDLNRP is encoded by the coding sequence ATGCCCCCCTCCTCACCTGCCGAATCTTCCGGGAAGACCGCTGTAGATGGAGCAGCCCACCCGGCAGCAGCCCCTCCAGGTGAGAGCCTCACCTCAGAAGAGTTGTTGCCAGTCATGTATGGGAAGCTGCGGCGGCTCGCGGCGTCCAAGTTGTTCCGGGAGTCCGGCCTGCAGACACTACAGCCCACCGCGCTGGTGCATGAGGCTTGGCTGCGCCTGGCCACCTCCCAGTCAGAGTGGGACAGCCAGGCCCACTTCTTTGGTGCCGCCGCGGAGGCGATGCGGCGCATTCTGGTGGACCGGGCCCGGACCAAGTCCGCCGTCAAACGCCAGCTCACCGACGATCCAGCGCTCGCCCAGAGCGAGGAGCCCGCAGAGGGTGACCACATCCTGCTCATCCATGAGGCCCTCACCCGCCTGGAGAAGGAGGATGCCCACGCGGCACGGATTGTCATGCTCAAGTTCTTCAGCGGATCCACGAGCGAGGAGATCGCCTCCATGCTGGGGCACAGCCTCAGGACGGTGGAAAGACAGTGGACCTTTGCCAAGGCCCGCCTGTACCAGATGATCCAGGAGGATCTGAACCGCCCGTGA
- a CDS encoding RNA polymerase sigma factor, producing MRENSIELVRTTLDGLYRSESGRILATLIRLLGDFDLAEDAMHDAFAAGLERWPHEGVPANPRSWLISTGRHKAIDGLRRRARFDASQDKIADQLLPSGDFAPAEVGTASEESVPDDQLRLIFTCCHPALAPEGRLALTLREVCGLTTEEIASAFLTTAPTLAQRIVRAKAKIRDERLPYQVPAPEELPERLDAVLQVVYLMFNEGYSASAGASITRAELSGEAIRLGRLLLDLLPEPEGMGLLALMLLQESRRAARTSPEGELILLEDQDRALWDRALIAEGVKLVERALTSRRFGPYTLQAAIAAVHSEAASAAATDWPQIVALYSLLARAVPSPVIELNRAVAVAMRDGPEAGLVLIDGLFQRGVLTEYHLAHSARADLCRRLGRKREARVSYERALALAQQEPERRFLEKRLRELGG from the coding sequence ATGCGGGAAAATTCCATCGAACTCGTGCGGACCACGCTGGACGGTCTCTACCGCTCAGAGTCGGGTCGTATTCTCGCCACGCTCATCCGATTGCTGGGGGACTTTGACCTGGCGGAGGACGCCATGCATGACGCTTTTGCCGCGGGACTGGAGCGCTGGCCCCATGAGGGGGTGCCAGCCAATCCACGCTCCTGGCTGATCTCCACCGGGCGACACAAGGCCATCGATGGGCTGCGACGTCGGGCGCGGTTCGATGCATCACAGGACAAGATCGCCGACCAGCTCCTGCCCAGCGGTGACTTCGCCCCTGCTGAGGTGGGGACGGCATCCGAGGAGAGCGTGCCTGACGACCAGCTCCGCCTGATCTTTACCTGCTGCCATCCCGCCCTGGCACCGGAGGGGCGGCTGGCGCTGACGCTGCGAGAGGTCTGCGGTCTGACCACGGAGGAGATCGCCAGCGCCTTTCTCACCACTGCGCCGACGTTGGCGCAGCGGATCGTGCGGGCCAAGGCGAAGATCCGTGACGAGCGCCTCCCGTATCAAGTGCCTGCGCCAGAGGAGCTGCCGGAGCGTCTGGATGCGGTGCTGCAGGTGGTGTATCTCATGTTTAACGAGGGCTATTCCGCCTCCGCAGGCGCCTCGATCACCCGGGCGGAACTCTCTGGCGAAGCCATCCGCCTGGGGCGTCTGCTGCTGGATCTGCTCCCGGAGCCGGAGGGCATGGGCCTGCTCGCCCTCATGCTCCTGCAGGAGTCGCGTCGGGCGGCCCGGACCTCACCTGAGGGCGAGCTGATCCTGCTGGAGGATCAGGACCGCGCCCTGTGGGATCGAGCCCTCATTGCCGAAGGTGTGAAGCTGGTGGAGCGGGCGCTGACGTCGCGTCGCTTCGGCCCCTACACCTTGCAGGCGGCCATCGCGGCGGTGCATTCTGAGGCGGCCTCTGCGGCTGCCACGGACTGGCCGCAGATCGTGGCACTGTACAGTCTGCTGGCCCGTGCCGTGCCTTCGCCCGTCATTGAGCTGAACCGCGCCGTGGCCGTGGCCATGCGGGATGGGCCCGAGGCGGGGCTGGTGTTGATCGACGGCCTGTTCCAGCGCGGTGTGTTGACGGAGTATCACCTGGCTCATTCCGCGCGGGCGGATCTGTGCCGGCGTCTGGGCAGGAAAAGGGAGGCGCGTGTTTCGTATGAGCGGGCCCTGGCGTTGGCCCAGCAGGAGCCGGAGCGGCGGTTTCTGGAAAAGCGGCTGCGGGAGCTTGGGGGATAG
- a CDS encoding endonuclease/exonuclease/phosphatase family protein, which translates to MKNIASLSSRPCAGVPGLPCQFIPCLRRGSGALCTLMQAGVVLWLLLLGTQTSLAVIVGTFNIRYDNPRDGENGNGWLQRAPVVASLIRFHRFDVLGIQEALHHQVEDLQRHLPAYAHAGCGRDDGHEAGEFAAIFYRKDVFTLKDSGTFWLSPTPELPSIGWDAKFNRICTWVKLESNKTHETLYVFNTHFDHHGTTARLEGARLILAKIREIAGGRPTVLTGDFNVDQTSESYRRIHDSQFLADGFETAEERYALNGTANGFKVTAYTDRRIDHIFHTRGFKVLRYGVLTDSYRSPSGDAAETGSVAFPREMKFRNYLPRTPSDHFPVLVELE; encoded by the coding sequence ATGAAGAACATTGCCTCATTATCATCCCGTCCCTGCGCTGGCGTGCCCGGCCTGCCGTGCCAGTTCATCCCGTGCCTGCGGAGGGGCTCAGGAGCCCTGTGCACACTGATGCAGGCGGGGGTGGTGTTGTGGTTGTTGCTTCTGGGCACTCAGACGTCGCTGGCCGTCATTGTCGGCACCTTTAACATCCGGTATGACAATCCCAGGGATGGGGAAAACGGAAATGGCTGGCTGCAAAGGGCGCCGGTCGTCGCGTCGCTGATTCGCTTTCACCGTTTCGATGTTCTGGGGATCCAGGAGGCTCTCCACCATCAGGTGGAGGATCTACAGAGACATCTGCCAGCCTACGCCCATGCCGGTTGTGGACGGGACGACGGGCATGAGGCGGGCGAATTTGCCGCCATTTTTTATCGCAAGGATGTCTTCACCCTCAAGGACAGCGGCACGTTCTGGCTTTCTCCGACGCCAGAACTGCCCTCAATCGGTTGGGATGCGAAATTCAACCGCATCTGCACCTGGGTGAAGCTGGAATCGAACAAGACGCACGAGACGCTCTATGTGTTCAACACCCACTTTGACCACCACGGCACGACGGCCCGCCTGGAGGGCGCACGGCTCATCCTTGCGAAGATCCGGGAGATCGCGGGTGGGCGGCCCACGGTGCTCACCGGGGATTTTAACGTGGATCAGACGAGCGAGAGCTATCGGCGGATTCATGATTCGCAGTTCCTGGCGGATGGCTTTGAGACCGCAGAGGAGCGGTATGCTCTGAACGGCACCGCCAATGGGTTCAAGGTAACTGCCTACACCGACCGTCGCATTGATCACATCTTTCACACCCGGGGGTTCAAGGTGCTGCGCTACGGGGTGCTGACGGACAGCTACCGCTCGCCCTCAGGGGATGCGGCGGAAACTGGATCGGTGGCGTTTCCGCGGGAGATGAAGTTCAGGAACTACCTGCCCCGGACGCCTTCCGACCACTTTCCGGTGCTGGTAGAGCTGGAGTGA